From Cellulosimicrobium sp. ES-005, one genomic window encodes:
- the ribB gene encoding 3,4-dihydroxy-2-butanone-4-phosphate synthase has translation MRLGSVEEALAEIRAGRPVLVADSPDRENEADVVFAAQGVSAEWVAWTIRHSSGYLCAPMPASRADALELPLMVPHSQDPRRTAYTVTVDAATGVTTGISAEDRARTLRVLADPASGPVDLIRPGHVLPLRAVPGGVLHRAGHTEAAVDLVRLAGRGEVGGIAELVHDDGTMMRLGDAAALAERDGLVLLTIADLVAWRRVHDPAPAAAVEVPDREALARRVHRTASAELPTAHGRFRVVGYRDLRTGAEHVALVPAVAPAGSVDRGEAGAEAASAVGPEVVPVVRVHSECLTGDAFGSLRCDCGPQLQAAMGRVAAEGGAVVYLRGHEGRGIGLLAKIGAYELQDAGLDTVQANLELGWPVDRREYGAAAAILADLGLSRVRLLTNNPAKVTGLVASGIDVVGTERIEVGHGEHNRAYLVTKKVAMGHLLDTVAVPDGAARGGPDDGSGAEESKEDEG, from the coding sequence GTGCGCCTGGGGTCGGTCGAGGAGGCGCTGGCGGAGATCCGGGCGGGGCGGCCGGTGCTGGTGGCGGACTCGCCGGACCGGGAGAACGAGGCGGACGTGGTGTTCGCGGCGCAGGGGGTGTCGGCGGAGTGGGTGGCGTGGACGATCCGGCACTCGTCGGGGTACCTGTGCGCGCCGATGCCGGCGTCGCGGGCGGACGCGCTGGAGCTGCCGTTGATGGTGCCGCACAGCCAGGATCCGCGGCGCACGGCGTACACGGTGACGGTGGACGCGGCGACGGGGGTGACGACGGGGATCTCGGCGGAGGACCGGGCGCGGACGTTGCGGGTGCTGGCGGATCCGGCGTCGGGTCCGGTGGACCTGATCCGGCCGGGTCACGTGCTGCCGTTGCGGGCGGTGCCGGGGGGTGTGCTGCACCGTGCGGGGCACACGGAGGCGGCGGTGGACCTGGTGCGCCTGGCGGGGAGGGGCGAGGTCGGGGGCATCGCGGAGCTGGTGCACGACGACGGGACGATGATGCGGCTGGGGGACGCGGCGGCCCTGGCGGAGCGTGACGGGCTGGTGCTCCTCACGATCGCGGACCTGGTGGCGTGGCGGCGCGTGCACGACCCGGCACCGGCGGCGGCTGTGGAGGTGCCGGACCGTGAGGCGCTGGCGCGGCGGGTGCACCGGACCGCCTCGGCGGAGCTTCCGACGGCGCACGGCCGGTTCCGGGTGGTGGGGTACCGGGACCTGCGGACGGGGGCGGAGCACGTCGCTCTCGTTCCTGCGGTCGCCCCGGCCGGCTCGGTAGACCGCGGTGAGGCCGGTGCGGAGGCCGCGAGCGCCGTGGGGCCGGAGGTGGTGCCGGTGGTGCGGGTGCACTCGGAGTGCCTGACGGGGGACGCGTTCGGGTCGTTGCGGTGCGACTGCGGTCCGCAGCTGCAGGCGGCGATGGGGCGGGTCGCGGCGGAGGGCGGTGCGGTGGTGTACCTGCGGGGGCACGAGGGGCGTGGCATCGGGTTGCTGGCGAAGATCGGGGCGTACGAGCTGCAGGACGCGGGTCTGGACACGGTGCAGGCGAACCTGGAGCTGGGGTGGCCCGTGGACCGCAGGGAGTACGGGGCGGCGGCGGCGATCCTGGCGGACCTGGGGCTGTCGCGGGTGCGGTTGCTGACGAACAACCCGGCGAAGGTGACGGGGCTGGTGGCCTCGGGCATCGACGTGGTGGGGACGGAGCGGATCGAGGTGGGTCACGGTGAGCACAACCGGGCGTACCTGGTGACGAAGAAGGTGGCGATGGGTCATCTGCTGGACACGGTGGCGGTCCCGGACGGGGCTGCCCGGGGAGGGCCGGACGACGGGTCCGGTGCCGAGGAGTCGAAGGAGGACGAGGGATGA
- a CDS encoding helix-turn-helix transcriptional regulator, translated as MTGHWTGARSARDIGAAVRRVRRAQGITQAELADDLGITRQYLSELENGVDNLYITRLFEVLDHLDISLRLEDRS; from the coding sequence ATGACAGGACACTGGACGGGCGCCCGGAGCGCGCGCGACATCGGCGCGGCCGTCCGCAGGGTACGGCGAGCGCAGGGCATCACTCAGGCGGAGCTCGCCGACGACCTCGGAATCACTCGCCAGTATCTCTCCGAGCTCGAGAACGGCGTCGACAACCTCTACATCACCCGGCTCTTCGAGGTCCTCGACCACCTCGACATCTCCCTCCGCCTCGAGGACCGATCGTGA
- the ribD gene encoding bifunctional diaminohydroxyphosphoribosylaminopyrimidine deaminase/5-amino-6-(5-phosphoribosylamino)uracil reductase RibD yields MGEHPRTLTIDAAMTRALELAGRGPAHGPNPRVGCVLLGPAPHGPALPDGAAPDSVDPHPRPVLAEGYHTGAGTPHAEAAALADARARGVDVTGATAVVTLEPCAHTGRTGPCADALVAAGVAEVVHAVDDPNPVATGGAHRLRAAGVRVVRGLRAAEGEELLRVWLTSVRRGTPYVTLKTATTLDGYVAAEDGTSRWITGPAAREHAHRVRAEVDAIVVGTGTLLTDDPALTARVRTHDAASAEALAAHQPLRVVVGLRGIPPAARVRGEGGELLHLLTRDVGHVLERLGEREVRHVLVEGGPTLATAFLAAGVVDELHAYVAPVLLGSGRRVVDGLGVATIADAHRFRTVEVRRVGDDALVVSRTSTEGRVG; encoded by the coding sequence ATGGGCGAGCACCCCAGGACCCTGACGATCGACGCCGCGATGACGCGCGCGCTCGAGCTCGCGGGACGCGGACCCGCGCACGGACCCAACCCCCGGGTCGGCTGCGTCCTGCTGGGGCCCGCCCCGCACGGCCCTGCCCTGCCCGACGGCGCCGCGCCCGACTCGGTGGACCCGCACCCGCGGCCGGTCCTCGCCGAGGGATACCACACAGGTGCGGGGACGCCGCACGCCGAGGCCGCCGCCCTCGCGGACGCCCGGGCGCGCGGCGTCGACGTCACCGGCGCGACCGCCGTCGTGACGCTCGAGCCGTGCGCCCACACCGGCCGCACGGGGCCGTGCGCGGACGCGCTCGTGGCCGCGGGGGTGGCCGAGGTCGTGCACGCCGTCGACGACCCGAACCCCGTGGCGACGGGTGGTGCGCACCGCCTGCGCGCGGCCGGGGTGCGCGTCGTGCGCGGCCTGCGCGCCGCCGAGGGCGAGGAGCTCCTCCGGGTGTGGCTGACGTCCGTGCGACGCGGTACGCCGTACGTGACGCTCAAGACGGCGACGACGCTCGACGGGTACGTCGCGGCCGAGGACGGCACGAGCCGCTGGATCACCGGGCCGGCGGCCCGCGAGCACGCGCACCGCGTGCGCGCCGAGGTCGACGCGATCGTCGTCGGCACGGGCACGCTCCTCACGGACGACCCGGCGCTCACCGCACGGGTGCGCACGCACGACGCCGCGAGCGCCGAGGCCCTCGCGGCGCACCAGCCCCTGCGGGTCGTCGTCGGGCTGCGGGGGATCCCGCCGGCGGCGCGCGTGCGCGGGGAGGGCGGCGAGCTGCTGCACCTGCTGACGCGCGACGTCGGGCACGTGCTGGAACGGCTCGGGGAGCGCGAGGTGCGGCACGTGCTCGTGGAGGGCGGCCCGACGCTCGCGACGGCATTCCTCGCGGCGGGCGTGGTGGACGAGCTGCACGCGTACGTGGCCCCGGTGCTGCTGGGGAGCGGTCGGCGGGTCGTGGACGGGCTGGGCGTGGCGACGATCGCCGACGCGCACCGGTTCCGCACGGTCGAGGTGAGGCGGGTCGGGGACGACGCGCTGGTGGTGTCCAGGACGAGCACGGAAGGACGGGTCGGCTGA
- a CDS encoding HipA domain-containing protein, with amino-acid sequence MRRAEELDLWLYGTHAGRFTRRRDDRVDLTWTDEAYERWGIGARTLSHLLPMEPDEPPHPARATAWLDGLMPEGRARDQMAMEAAVDPEDHLSFFTAYAGDTIGAVELRPPGQAGHRSVPAERLDDAAVARLLREGVARFGGVGRSKHLTSSLPGMEPKITLLHDEHGWARPHGSAPTTHILKVARPSDSPTADLVNTEAAALDLARRVGLTTVDAHVTEFDGERAIVVTRYDRIPDPREPSGTARLHQEDAAQALGINTRDPERKFQHGRRFPSLAAIARTLRDDGTRPDPLLALTTFNLALGNTDAHAKNISVLRHADGTVRLAPAYDVSMHLHHDHASRVFAMDVAGERDMDRLTADHLVTEGTTWGLPRRRAQRAVTQTLDALLAALADVDRDAHPGVSRHAWRTVEQRTTDLRRGILA; translated from the coding sequence GTGAGACGGGCCGAGGAGCTCGACCTCTGGCTCTACGGGACTCACGCCGGGCGCTTCACGCGACGACGAGACGATCGCGTCGACCTCACATGGACAGACGAGGCCTACGAACGGTGGGGGATCGGCGCGCGAACGCTGTCCCACCTCCTCCCGATGGAACCCGACGAACCACCACACCCCGCCCGGGCCACCGCATGGCTCGACGGGCTCATGCCCGAGGGCCGCGCCCGCGACCAGATGGCCATGGAAGCCGCCGTCGACCCCGAGGACCACCTCTCGTTCTTCACGGCGTACGCAGGCGACACCATCGGGGCCGTAGAGCTGCGCCCTCCAGGCCAAGCCGGCCATCGATCCGTTCCCGCCGAACGGCTCGACGACGCCGCGGTCGCCAGGCTCCTTCGAGAAGGCGTCGCGCGATTCGGCGGCGTCGGACGAAGCAAGCACCTCACCAGCTCCCTGCCCGGCATGGAACCCAAGATCACCCTCCTCCACGACGAGCACGGCTGGGCCCGCCCCCACGGATCCGCCCCCACCACCCACATCCTCAAGGTCGCCCGCCCCTCCGACTCACCCACCGCCGACCTCGTCAACACCGAAGCCGCCGCCCTCGACCTCGCCCGCCGCGTCGGCCTCACCACCGTCGACGCGCACGTCACCGAGTTCGACGGCGAACGCGCCATCGTCGTCACCCGCTACGACCGCATCCCCGACCCCCGCGAACCCAGCGGCACCGCCCGCCTCCACCAGGAAGACGCCGCCCAGGCCCTCGGCATCAACACCCGCGACCCCGAACGCAAGTTCCAGCACGGACGCCGCTTCCCTTCCCTCGCCGCCATCGCCCGCACCCTCCGCGACGACGGCACCCGCCCCGACCCCCTCCTCGCCCTCACCACCTTCAACCTCGCCCTCGGCAACACCGACGCCCACGCCAAGAACATCTCCGTCCTCCGCCACGCCGACGGCACCGTCCGCCTCGCCCCCGCCTACGACGTCTCCATGCACCTCCACCACGACCACGCCTCCCGCGTCTTCGCCATGGACGTCGCCGGAGAACGCGACATGGACCGCCTCACCGCCGACCACCTCGTCACCGAAGGCACCACCTGGGGCCTGCCCCGACGCCGCGCCCAGCGCGCCGTCACCCAGACCCTCGACGCACTCCTCGCGGCGCTCGCGGACGTCGACCGCGACGCCCACCCCGGCGTGAGCCGCCACGCCTGGCGCACCGTCGAGCAGCGCACCACCGACCTCCGCCGAGGCATCCTCGCCTGA
- the rpe gene encoding ribulose-phosphate 3-epimerase, which translates to MAALIAPSILSADFANLERDLNAISTADYAHVDVMDNHFVPNLTLGLPVFERLAQVSPVPIDAHLMIEDPDRWAPAYAEAGAASVTFHAEAAAAPVRLARELRRLGSRAGLALRPATPVEPFLDLLAEVDMILVMTVEPGFGGQSFIEGTLPKIRRAREAVSESGLDVWIQVDGGVSRTTIERAADAGANVFVAGSAVYGAESVPGEIQALRELAEASAHAH; encoded by the coding sequence ATGGCAGCCCTCATCGCACCGAGCATCCTGTCCGCCGACTTCGCGAACCTCGAGCGCGACCTGAACGCCATCTCGACGGCGGACTACGCGCACGTCGACGTCATGGACAACCACTTCGTGCCGAACCTCACGCTCGGGCTGCCGGTGTTCGAGCGCCTGGCGCAGGTGTCGCCGGTGCCGATCGACGCGCACCTCATGATCGAGGACCCGGACCGCTGGGCGCCGGCGTACGCGGAGGCGGGTGCCGCGTCGGTGACGTTCCACGCCGAGGCCGCTGCCGCCCCTGTGCGGCTCGCACGCGAGCTCCGGCGCCTCGGGTCCCGTGCAGGCCTCGCGCTGCGCCCTGCGACGCCCGTGGAGCCCTTCCTGGACCTCCTGGCGGAGGTCGACATGATCCTCGTCATGACGGTCGAGCCGGGCTTCGGCGGGCAGTCGTTCATCGAAGGGACCCTCCCGAAGATCCGACGGGCGCGCGAGGCCGTGAGTGAGTCCGGGCTGGACGTGTGGATCCAGGTCGACGGGGGAGTGTCGCGCACGACCATCGAGCGGGCGGCCGACGCGGGGGCCAACGTCTTCGTCGCCGGGTCGGCGGTGTACGGGGCGGAGAGCGTGCCGGGTGAGATCCAGGCGCTGCGCGAGCTGGCGGAGGCGTCGGCGCACGCACACTGA
- a CDS encoding HAD family phosphatase — protein MTTHHPAPTSGTPERAIDAVLYDFGNVLVGWDPYGAYAGLEREVVDAFFADVDFRVLNHERDAGATWADARAAVAASHPHHVALLDRYVAEFPATLTGPVEGSEELVRELRDLGLRLYGLTNWSAELYPHAGPAAPATTLMEDVLVSGREGLAKPDPAIFALAVDRFGLDPARTLFTDDSPANIDAAARLGLRTHLFDGTPGLRAALRDLGVPVAR, from the coding sequence GTGACGACTCACCACCCCGCGCCGACCAGCGGCACCCCCGAGCGCGCGATCGACGCCGTGCTGTACGACTTCGGCAACGTGCTGGTGGGCTGGGACCCGTACGGCGCGTACGCCGGGCTGGAGCGGGAGGTGGTCGACGCGTTCTTCGCCGACGTCGACTTCCGGGTCCTCAACCACGAGCGCGACGCCGGGGCCACGTGGGCGGACGCGCGCGCCGCCGTCGCGGCGTCCCACCCGCACCACGTGGCGCTCCTGGACCGCTACGTCGCGGAGTTCCCCGCGACGCTCACCGGCCCCGTGGAGGGCTCCGAGGAGCTGGTGCGCGAGCTGCGCGACCTCGGGCTGCGCCTCTACGGGCTGACGAACTGGTCCGCCGAGCTGTACCCCCACGCCGGGCCCGCCGCCCCGGCCACGACCCTCATGGAGGACGTCCTCGTCTCCGGGCGCGAGGGTCTCGCCAAGCCCGATCCCGCGATCTTCGCGCTCGCGGTCGACCGGTTCGGCCTCGACCCGGCGCGCACGCTCTTCACCGACGACAGTCCCGCGAACATCGACGCCGCGGCCCGGCTCGGCCTGCGCACGCACCTCTTCGACGGCACGCCCGGCCTGCGCGCCGCCCTGCGTGACCTCGGCGTGCCCGTCGCGCGGTGA
- a CDS encoding riboflavin synthase, with the protein MFTGIVEEIGKVRDVGFPGGEGADAVLTVEGPLATSDAAPGDSIAVNGVCLTVTGLGGDGSFTADVMPESLRRTALGDLVAGSPVNLERAVRADARLGGHVVQGHVDGVGTLVSRDPGERWDDLVFSAPAGLTRYVAEKGSIAVSGVSLTVTRVDGGTFGVSLIPTTLEATILGGLVPGDRVNLEVDVLAKYVERLLQSGSGAGTTSGSAS; encoded by the coding sequence ATGTTCACGGGGATCGTGGAGGAGATCGGGAAGGTTCGGGACGTCGGGTTCCCGGGCGGCGAGGGAGCGGATGCGGTGCTCACGGTGGAGGGGCCGCTCGCCACGTCGGACGCGGCGCCGGGGGACTCGATCGCGGTCAACGGGGTGTGCCTGACGGTGACGGGCCTGGGCGGCGACGGGTCGTTCACGGCGGACGTGATGCCGGAGTCGCTGCGCCGGACCGCCCTGGGCGACCTCGTGGCGGGCTCGCCGGTGAACCTGGAGCGTGCGGTGCGGGCGGACGCGCGGCTGGGGGGTCACGTGGTGCAGGGTCACGTGGACGGTGTGGGGACGCTGGTGAGCCGCGACCCGGGCGAGCGCTGGGACGACCTGGTGTTCTCGGCGCCTGCGGGCTTGACGCGATACGTCGCGGAGAAGGGCTCGATCGCGGTGAGCGGGGTGTCGCTGACGGTGACGCGGGTGGACGGCGGGACGTTCGGCGTCTCCCTCATCCCGACGACGCTCGAGGCGACGATCCTCGGCGGGCTCGTCCCGGGCGACCGGGTGAACCTCGAGGTGGACGTGCTCGCGAAGTACGTCGAGCGCCTGCTCCAGTCGGGCTCCGGTGCCGGCACCACCTCCGGGAGCGCGTCGTGA
- a CDS encoding N-acetyltransferase family protein, translating to MSSLPSPGTRRPPAPTGPTGPTPVPAGVRVRAATRADLGRVAAIAAPFVRDTCVTFEEEVWDVPAWERKLDDVTARGLPFLVAEVDGPPGPDGTGHPVVAGYAYASAWRPKPAYRHTAEDTIYLDPDHTGHGIGTALLGALLDACVSAGVRQVVSVVADVPEAAGSLPLHRRFGFVETGRLTAVGFKHGRWVDTILLQRSL from the coding sequence GTGAGCAGCCTCCCCTCCCCCGGCACCCGACGCCCACCTGCGCCGACAGGGCCGACAGGGCCGACACCGGTCCCCGCGGGCGTCCGGGTGCGCGCCGCCACGCGGGCCGACCTCGGCCGCGTCGCCGCGATCGCCGCGCCCTTCGTCCGCGACACGTGCGTGACGTTCGAGGAGGAGGTCTGGGACGTCCCCGCGTGGGAGCGCAAGCTCGACGACGTCACCGCTCGCGGCCTGCCGTTCCTCGTCGCCGAGGTCGACGGGCCGCCAGGTCCGGACGGCACGGGCCACCCGGTGGTCGCTGGCTACGCCTACGCGTCCGCATGGCGCCCGAAGCCCGCGTACCGACACACCGCCGAGGACACGATCTACCTCGACCCCGACCACACCGGGCACGGGATCGGCACCGCGCTGCTGGGCGCGCTGCTCGACGCGTGCGTCTCCGCAGGCGTCCGGCAGGTCGTCTCGGTCGTCGCCGACGTCCCCGAGGCGGCGGGCTCGCTCCCCCTCCACCGGCGCTTCGGCTTCGTCGAGACCGGCCGCCTCACCGCCGTCGGCTTCAAGCACGGCCGCTGGGTCGACACGATCCTGCTCCAGCGCTCCCTCTGA
- the fmt gene encoding methionyl-tRNA formyltransferase encodes MRLLFAGTPDTAVPSLDALLDSRHDVVAVLTRADAPSGRGRRLTPSPVRVRAEEAGIPVITDRPRGEEFLARLAELDVDAAPVVAYGEILRPDVLAVPRHGWVNLHFSVLPAWRGAAPVQRAIIAGDEVTGATTFLIEEGLDSGPTLGTTTETIRPRDTAGDLLGRLAVSGAGLLVATLDALEDGTLRPQPQPADGVSHAAKLTPADAEVRWDHPALAVDRLVRGCTPAPGSWTTVPGPDGARARLGLGPVTPRPDVTDLAPGQVRAGKKEVLVGTATHAVRLGDVAPVGKKQMPAADWARGARLPEELVLGAEVAR; translated from the coding sequence ATGCGCCTGCTGTTCGCCGGGACCCCGGATACCGCGGTCCCGTCCCTCGACGCCCTCCTCGACTCCCGCCACGACGTCGTCGCCGTCCTCACGCGCGCCGACGCGCCGTCGGGCCGGGGACGGCGCCTGACCCCGAGCCCCGTCCGCGTGCGCGCGGAGGAGGCCGGGATCCCCGTGATCACCGACCGCCCCCGCGGCGAGGAGTTCCTCGCGCGCCTCGCGGAGCTCGACGTCGACGCGGCACCCGTCGTCGCGTACGGGGAGATCCTGCGCCCCGACGTGCTCGCCGTGCCGCGGCACGGGTGGGTCAACCTGCACTTCTCCGTCCTGCCGGCCTGGCGCGGCGCCGCGCCCGTGCAGCGCGCGATCATCGCCGGGGACGAGGTCACCGGCGCCACGACGTTCCTCATCGAGGAGGGCCTGGACTCCGGCCCCACCCTCGGCACGACGACCGAGACCATCCGTCCTCGCGACACCGCCGGGGACCTCCTCGGCCGCCTCGCCGTGTCCGGCGCGGGGCTGCTCGTCGCGACGCTCGACGCGCTCGAGGACGGGACCCTGCGCCCGCAGCCCCAGCCCGCCGACGGCGTCTCCCACGCCGCGAAGCTCACGCCCGCCGACGCGGAGGTGCGCTGGGACCACCCGGCGCTCGCGGTCGACCGCCTCGTGCGGGGCTGCACCCCGGCGCCGGGCTCCTGGACCACGGTCCCCGGTCCCGACGGCGCGCGCGCCCGCCTCGGCCTCGGCCCGGTGACGCCGCGCCCCGACGTCACGGACCTCGCCCCCGGGCAGGTGCGCGCCGGGAAGAAGGAGGTGCTCGTCGGCACCGCGACGCACGCCGTCCGGCTCGGGGACGTCGCGCCCGTCGGCAAGAAGCAGATGCCCGCCGCCGACTGGGCGCGCGGGGCACGCCTCCCCGAAGAGCTCGTGCTCGGCGCGGAGGTCGCCCGATGA
- a CDS encoding transcription antitermination factor NusB produces the protein MSGGTPADRDRDAMDRPPSTRGSNARSNDRANGPARDDRESNARSNARGEAERNGSNARSNRSAGGQDRRADARRDARGRQRGAARSRGETSRSAHAPSQRRKGTDPARAVAYDVLRQVDGSDAYANLVLPPLLRERGIRGRDAGFATELAYGTLRLRGRYDAILALCLDRPLDRLDPPVLDVLRLGAHQLLGMRVPQHAAVSETVGLARERTGAGSAQLVNAVLRRVARTPLDDWLTTIADDAPDALAALAATQSHPVWIARALRDALAGNGRPVDELDALLAADNDAPRVTLVARPGLAAPDELSDGDDRVTPARWAPTALTLDGGDPAAFGAVRDGRAGVQDEGSQLVALALAAAPLTGPQPGSTGDDARWLDLCAGPGGKAALLAALAAERGARLVANEVQPHRARLVENALAAVPADAVEAVRTGDGRAVGQDEPGAYDRVLLDAPCTGLGALRRRPESRWRRTPADLATLTGLQRELLDSALDAVRPGGVVGYVTCSPHLAETQVVVADVLRRRDDVEVLDAPAVVRDVVRPEARDAIELGDRQDVQLWPHVHGTDAMHLTLLRRV, from the coding sequence ATGAGCGGCGGCACGCCCGCGGACCGCGACCGCGACGCCATGGACCGCCCGCCGTCGACCAGGGGATCGAACGCACGTTCGAACGATCGGGCGAACGGACCCGCGCGGGACGACCGCGAGTCGAACGCGCGTTCGAATGCGCGCGGAGAGGCCGAGCGCAACGGCTCGAACGCCCGTTCGAACAGGTCCGCCGGTGGCCAGGACCGCCGTGCCGACGCGCGCCGCGACGCCCGCGGCCGCCAGCGCGGCGCCGCCCGCTCCCGGGGCGAGACGTCCCGCAGCGCGCACGCACCCTCCCAGCGCCGCAAGGGCACCGACCCTGCCCGCGCCGTCGCCTACGACGTCCTGCGCCAGGTCGACGGATCCGACGCCTACGCCAACCTCGTCCTGCCCCCGCTGCTGCGCGAGCGCGGCATCCGCGGCCGCGACGCCGGGTTCGCCACCGAGCTCGCCTACGGCACCCTGCGCCTGCGCGGGCGCTACGACGCGATCCTCGCGCTGTGCCTCGACCGCCCCCTCGACCGCCTCGACCCGCCCGTGCTCGACGTCCTGCGGCTCGGCGCGCACCAGCTCCTCGGCATGCGCGTGCCCCAGCACGCCGCCGTGTCCGAGACCGTCGGCCTGGCCCGAGAGCGCACCGGCGCCGGCAGCGCCCAGCTCGTCAACGCCGTCCTGCGCCGCGTCGCCCGCACCCCCCTCGACGACTGGCTCACCACCATCGCCGACGACGCCCCGGACGCCCTCGCGGCGCTCGCGGCTACCCAGAGCCACCCCGTGTGGATCGCCCGCGCTCTGCGCGACGCCCTCGCCGGCAACGGGCGCCCCGTCGACGAGCTCGACGCCCTCCTCGCCGCCGACAACGACGCCCCCCGCGTCACGCTCGTCGCCCGTCCCGGCCTCGCCGCCCCCGACGAGCTCTCCGACGGCGACGACCGCGTCACCCCCGCCCGCTGGGCGCCCACCGCCCTCACCCTTGACGGTGGCGACCCCGCCGCGTTCGGCGCCGTGCGCGACGGCCGCGCCGGCGTCCAGGACGAGGGCAGCCAGCTCGTCGCGCTCGCGCTCGCCGCCGCACCGCTCACCGGACCGCAGCCCGGCTCCACCGGCGACGACGCGCGCTGGCTCGACCTGTGCGCCGGCCCCGGCGGCAAGGCCGCGCTCCTCGCGGCGCTCGCGGCCGAGCGCGGGGCACGCCTCGTCGCCAACGAGGTCCAGCCGCACCGCGCACGCCTCGTGGAGAACGCGCTCGCCGCCGTGCCCGCGGACGCCGTGGAGGCCGTGCGCACGGGCGACGGGCGCGCCGTCGGGCAGGACGAGCCGGGTGCGTACGACCGCGTGCTCCTCGACGCCCCCTGCACCGGCCTCGGTGCGCTGCGCCGTCGTCCCGAGTCCCGGTGGCGGCGCACCCCGGCGGACCTCGCGACCCTCACCGGGCTCCAGCGCGAGCTCCTCGACTCCGCGCTCGACGCCGTCCGGCCCGGGGGAGTGGTCGGGTACGTCACGTGCTCGCCGCACCTCGCCGAGACCCAGGTCGTCGTCGCCGACGTGCTCCGCCGCCGCGACGACGTCGAGGTCCTCGACGCCCCGGCCGTCGTGCGCGACGTCGTGCGCCCCGAGGCGCGCGACGCGATCGAGCTCGGCGACCGCCAGGACGTCCAGCTCTGGCCGCACGTCCACGGCACCGACGCCATGCACCTCACGCTCCTCCGTCGCGTCTGA